The following nucleotide sequence is from Anopheles stephensi strain Indian chromosome 3, UCI_ANSTEP_V1.0, whole genome shotgun sequence.
CACCAAACCGACGCGCCGGACACGCACCCGCCGGCCCGGTATGAATCGCGTCGAACGGGTAGGTGTTTTCCGTACTCTGCTGAGGGAAAAAGCGGCCGCCTTGAAGGAGAAGATGGCACTGTTGATTGCCAAGCGGCGTGCCAAGTTGAGGCGAGAGCGTAAGCGTATCCAGAACCGACCTGCCGCTCGATAAACGATGTGAGGCAGAGGGTAAAGGAGCGTTGAGCAGCATAAATGTTAAGTTTCTAACCACTCCAGGAATCACTTATTtaaacacacaagcacacactttTAGCGAGGTCTGATGAGTTTGTCTAATAATTTCtttccaataaaaaaaatcagtcaGAGAAGATAGTACCCATAAGATAGTAAAAGTTCCCTGGGCGAGTCTCAGCTCTGGTCAGAACAAGGTGAAGTTTGTTCGTATGCCGGGTTttgtgggttttatttttttaatatctaATAAATCTGAAAGacttttaaaacaattacaaACTTTTTTCAATAAAGAACTTGTTTTAATCCTCTTATTTGTTCAAGCTcaaggaattttttttttcgttccatcTTTATGAGAAATTTTGTCGATCACCTACATATAGAAGGATGTACTTAATGTGATACCAAACAACCTGGTTCTTGGTAGCCAGTTGATCCACAAGTTACGGACAGTGGATTTATGAGAAATGCGCTGGAGATGTCTGGTAGAATTGGCTAttcaacctcaagaggtcttaaTCTACTGTGTCTCTGACTTCCCTAACTTGAGTTACCCTTAGTTGGTTAGTAAATCCTGCCTCCGAGATAGCGGTCCTGATATAGATCTCTATGTGTGCTGATGCAACTGGCACCGCAACCAGCTAGATCACCGTGAAGGCCCTTAATGTCTTCAAAAGTATGACCTTTATGACATCCATAACTGACTTTATTGTTGTCTTCAAATTCAGCAATACAAGATTTAAAGAACGACTTGTCGTATCACGTGCAAACGGTAAGTAAGCTATCAATGGGCCCCCAAAAGTGTCCCATATATCATCCGTTTCCAATTGGAGAAGCTAGTACAGAGAGCGTGGTTGTCGTTCTGAAAACTCCGTTAGCTCACGTCACTCCGTCACACCGTGGAATGTTGAACAAGCAGTAAGAACAATCGTTCCCCAACGGTCCGAGTGAGTCAGGTTAAAGCGGATAGTGTCATTCTGTGCCACAACCTTGATAATTTGCTCGCGGTGGAAATTGCTATGCTCACCTAGAGTGCGAAGGTTTTGAGGTGTCCAAAACAAACAGTTTTGTTTGACTTACCCTGCTTGTCGGTAAGTCTAAATATGCCGACCAGCGGACGGTGATAAGTTCCGCGAACCAAAACAGTGGTGGTCACCAAGCGTGAGGAAATTCCAGTTCCAGCTGGTCATTTAGTCTACAGCCCACCGAGAGATCACAATGCAGCAACGGGGACAGCGATGGTTTCTAGTGCTAGCGGGAACGGCCGTGCTTCTTCTGGTGTCGGTCCACGTGGACGGTAAGTACGGGCGCTAGCACGGTCACGAATTCAAAGCCACTAAACTTTCGCCGAATTTCAGAGGTTCAACCGGCTTCAATTTATGCGCCCGATTTCAACGACAGCAGTGACCACTTCCTTGATCAGCAGCGATCGTGCCGTGATCTGTGCAGCTTCTGCCCAACCTGCAATGGGTTCTACTGTGGTGAGGAGTGTATCTGCGAATGCAGCCAGGATCCGACCGAACGTAAGGACCTAATTGCCCATGGTTAAGGGACATGTTCTTAATCGCTTCTCCACCTTTCCACCCAGACGCCAAATGTATCGACCTGATTAAGGCCAACAGTGAAAAGCTGGGCCTCGTGTACGATCTCTTCATTCAACTGCCACAGAAACGTTCCTCCCGTACACGATTCGGCCGGCGTGCCAAAACGCCCGTAGGATTTCATAAGATTCTGTTCTCCAACTTTGCCATCAAACGGGTCGCGGTTTCGGATGCGCCGGAACAGCTCGGCAGAACAGTGATGGAAACCGAAACGAGTGATGCTACGCTGCCTGTGACGCGACCTACGACGGTCAAGGATTGGACGGAGGAGTCTGAAGTTATGAACCTAACATAAGGAACATGCAGGATACAGTTTTCTTGTTGCGAGAAGGTTTTCTAGTTTTACGGTTTGATATACTCCCTAGTGTTTAGATTAATAGTTACGGTTAAGGAATAAAAGTTGAACAGTTACATGGGATTTTGTAACTCAGAAGAACgtactgttttttgtttttaattttagaaCTCATGATGACAAAGTAAAACTCTACgtaaaaaacattttaaagctAGCCGCCATTACCAGCACCGGTGTTAAGCAAGCACGTGCTCCGCAAGAACTAAACTCTCCTTCTGAAACATATATTCTCAACTAACGATTCATTCCAGCCAGGTTCTATTCCAATCTAGCtaaaaataagtaaacaaGACTAAAACTTTCCCGAAGACACGTCTCCCTTTCGGTGCAGATAACTTTGCGTTGAAGTAAACCGGAAGAATTTCGCTAATCGGAAGCACGTTTTAGATAACGCACAGGTATAAAATGACGACGGATGATACACCTTCCAGCTCGTTGACTGTCGACTAACGGGGCGCAAACAGAGGAGAGATGATTGTACGGCGCACACTACTTACGCTTTCCCTACTTGCGGTGCTTTGGATCAGGGCTGGATGTGGACAACCGACAAAGGCCGAGGCAGACGCATCAGATGCTGCCACTAACGCAAACGATGAGTACAATCCGCAATGTCTGCCGTTGGATTTCTTCGACAAAGGTAACGGAAAGACGAAAGAGGAAAAAGGCTTGCAACATTTCTATCCCATCTTTCCTTTCTTCCGCAGATCAATCCGAGGACACGAGAGCAAAGAGAGACGATGGGGCGGTACTAGCTGAGGGGGAGAAAGAGGCGGACGAGGCAGATGAATTTGTTGCCCAGCCGGGTTACGTCGTACCCGCCCGAAGACGACGGCCCTGTTTCGGTCGACGACGAAACTTTACGAAAAATTGTGGTCCAAATCCGAGGGTACGTAACGGTTCGAAGTGGATGCTGCCGTAAATCGGCCTAACGACTGTGTTCGGTTCTGTTTCTCTCCTTTAGGCGTACAGAGTGAGGAACTTTGTGATGTCAGCTAAAAATAATCCTCCTCCCGGTCATCTTCAGGGTcgagggtggaaaaaaaagtcccctaattaaaaaaaacccctacaATAAGCTACTCCAATCGATTCTCCTATTTCTTTACCACGAAGTGCTCCAAAATACATACGATTATAGTTCAAGCTGACGTGTTTTCCATTTATTACCCTGTTCTTGCATTGGGTGCATTGTTAGTTCACTTGCCTGTTTGCCCTTTTACCGACGCTTGCCTTTGCCCTTCTTTTGCGAATGTCCAGCGCTGGTGGATGCGGCTGCCTGCGATTGTTCGGGAGCTTTAGTTTGTCTACTCTTCAGCATCGGTATGGTTTTGCCAAGATGCATCAGCAAACTGTCCCTGGAAGCATATTCCGAGTTTAACGGTGTACCGTCATCATTGCGCAGCTGTACACGAATCCGACCGCGGCATTGTAGTTCCTGAAGGGATGAAATTAAGTGACAATTACCAATTTCTTCCGCGTTAACTCGAGGTCCCTTATACATACCCTGCTTCGCTCTCGTGGATACTGTTTCAGCTCGACCAGCACGTTCATGTTCAATGCCTGCAGAACGTCCCGTATTTCCTGCGGTGAAGGATCATCCACACAGCACTGTTTCGGAATTCGGCGTCCTTCTTGGCGGGTTTTCTTCCGGTTAATGTACGCTGGATAGATGCACACCCATCGCTCCCGGTCACTGTGCTTCTTGTCCGGGGACCATGGCGTTAGTGGCGGTGGGCCAGCCATCCGCGAACCTCCGGGGTGTCCCGGATGCGCATGCATTGTTGCCATTGTGCGGTGTTTAGTGGTTCCGTTTAACAAGTTCCACCGTATTTCGGTTTGTTTCGCACGACCAAAAAGACCTGTTTCTCACGTTCTCGTTCCAGAAAAACAACATTCGAAAACACTTCGCAATGACACGTCGTCGTCAATGTGTTTAGTTTTGTCAGCGTACGTTCCTGAAGGCATGGTCCGTGTCAACAAACCTCCCTGCGGAAACGTCTATTCAATTGCTATTTTGATGTTTAGCATTTATTAGCATAAAAGTCAGCTCATTTTTAATGTCAATACGTTGCCTAAACCTGTACTGAAATTTGAAACAGAGTACAATGTTGTGTAAGGTTACaggaaaatacaaaataattaatttatcagAATTTTACCAAATGCACTTTTGAACCGCATGTTATAAACGCACTAACTGACAACACGTCAACTCAATATGGCTGTTGAGCAACAATAACATTCGTTCCAAGAATCGTGTAAACATTATGGAACCATACAGAAAATTCGTGCTGCgcaagcaaaaagaaagctGATTCATCTTTACAAATTTAGCGTACTACAATTAAAAGTAAGTGAAGTGAGTCACTGTCGCCCTGGCGAGTCCCTCTGCGGTCCGTTGGCAAGTGCAAGTGCGGAACAATTATCGATCCGTTCGGAACGgggggtagaaaaaaaaaacaaatcatctcCACTGCGGACAACCAAGCGTCTGCAGACCGCTGGCATACAAAGGGGGAAGGATTGCTCTCGGGTTTCTGCGTACGGAATGCGCACAGTGAGCAGCAGTTATCGATCGGAGACACACTGGTAAAGTGATTCCTGtacttggtggtggtgtacctGGTGCTCGTCTATCGGAAGTACCTTGGCacgacggtcggtcggtcgtaaAAAAAACCAGCTTTCAGAGTGCGCTACAACACCTTGGTGGTGGTCCTTGAACGCAACAATGTTTAACATGAACGAATTCAATGAAATACTGGACAAATGCTGTGATAAATCATCCCAGAAGGAACAGGATGAGGTGAGTGTTGGAAGCTTCAAGGAGACGATCAATAGGAATGTCCTTCTCATTAGAGCAAATGTGCTTAATGTGCCTTGTTTCTTCTTATCTTTTCTCTGGTCGGAACAGAAACTACTGCAACCGTTGAATTATATCGAACAAATTCCCGGTAAGCAGGTTCGCATGAAACTAGCGCTGGCGATTAACCATTGGCTGTCGATACCGATGGACAAGCTGGCGGCGATAAGTGAGATTGTCCAAATGCTGCACAATTCTAGTCTGCTGTAAGTAGCGTTCTCCCTTGCTG
It contains:
- the LOC118512680 gene encoding uncharacterized protein LOC118512680 codes for the protein MQQRGQRWFLVLAGTAVLLLVSVHVDEVQPASIYAPDFNDSSDHFLDQQRSCRDLCSFCPTCNGFYCGEECICECSQDPTEHAKCIDLIKANSEKLGLVYDLFIQLPQKRSSRTRFGRRAKTPVGFHKILFSNFAIKRVAVSDAPEQLGRTVMETETSDATLPVTRPTTVKDWTEESEVMNLT
- the LOC118512683 gene encoding uncharacterized protein LOC118512683, giving the protein MIVRRTLLTLSLLAVLWIRAGCGQPTKAEADASDAATNANDEYNPQCLPLDFFDKDQSEDTRAKRDDGAVLAEGEKEADEADEFVAQPGYVVPARRRRPCFGRRRNFTKNCGPNPRVRNGSKWMLP
- the LOC118512681 gene encoding signal recognition particle 19 kDa protein, translated to MATMHAHPGHPGGSRMAGPPPLTPWSPDKKHSDRERWVCIYPAYINRKKTRQEGRRIPKQCCVDDPSPQEIRDVLQALNMNVLVELKQYPRERSRELQCRGRIRVQLRNDDGTPLNSEYASRDSLLMHLGKTIPMLKSRQTKAPEQSQAAASTSAGHSQKKGKGKRR